In one window of Gouania willdenowi chromosome 8, fGouWil2.1, whole genome shotgun sequence DNA:
- the tlcd4b gene encoding TLC domain-containing protein 4-B isoform X3, translating to MTKSTPTLSGKKRGDPSLVKLNVAITCGYLLYDLVLLACNWSTMGDGFFVCHHLAALYAYGYVLTRGVLPYFANFRLISELSTPFVNQRWFFEALKYPRSHRMVVSNGVAMAVVFFLVRIAVMPSYWASVFATFGTLEFERLGLGAQVAWITSCIALDILNSVWMYKITRGCYKVITGRGGGRKAKEGTEEKKLDANNHTD from the exons ATGACGAAGTCAACGCCAACCCTGTCTGGTAAGAAGAG GGGTGACCCCAGTCTGGTCAAACTCAACGTAGCCATAACCTGTGGTTACCTTCTCTACG ACCTTGTGCTTCTTGCATGTAACTGGAGCACAATGGGGGACGGCTTCTTCGTCTGCCACCACTTGGCGGCGCTCTACGCCTATGGTTACGTTTTG ACACGTGGCGTGCTTCCCTATTTTGCCAATTTTCGTCTCATTTCAGAGTTGTCTACACCATTTGTGAACCAAAG GTGGTTCTTCGAAGCGCTGAAATACCCACGCTCACACCGGATGGTTGTGTCCAACGGCGTGGCCATGGCCGTGGTGTTCTTCCTGGTGCGCATCGCCGTAATGCCGTCCTACTGGGCCAGCGTGTTCGCCACCTTTGGCACTCTGGAGTTTGAGCGACTAGGCTTGGGTGCGCAGGTGGCGTGGATCACTTCCTGTATCGCCCTGGACATCCTGAACTCTGTGTGGATGTACAAGATCACTCGTGGCTGCTATAAGGTCATCActgggaggggaggggggcggAAAGCTAAGGAGGGGACGGAGGAGAAGAAACTGGACGCTAACAACCACACAGACTAA